The proteins below come from a single Staphylococcus sp. MI 10-1553 genomic window:
- a CDS encoding SepA family multidrug efflux transporter, with translation MKGKFNLFNFVTLLVILSIFVISGTIFLTLLGFGLFGLSRLLIYFRLGTFTYNEGFYDNLIYYGSYIILGYFVIFGVEYLMDWLQKKLYPNPYLEGFTFHLISYAMMITMFYFVIHIHYQYIQIDYWVLMLIIAFLYICKEVFYPDAEDLNRK, from the coding sequence GTGAAAGGGAAGTTTAATTTGTTTAACTTTGTCACTTTGTTAGTCATCCTCTCCATTTTTGTTATTTCTGGGACTATATTTTTAACATTACTCGGTTTTGGCTTGTTCGGCTTAAGTCGTTTATTAATTTACTTTCGCCTTGGCACGTTTACTTATAATGAAGGATTTTATGACAATTTAATTTATTACGGCAGCTATATTATCCTAGGTTACTTTGTGATTTTTGGTGTCGAGTATTTGATGGACTGGCTCCAAAAGAAATTATATCCGAACCCTTATCTCGAGGGCTTCACATTTCATTTGATTTCGTATGCGATGATGATTACAATGTTTTATTTTGTGATTCATATTCATTATCAATATATTCAAATCGACTATTGGGTGTTGATGTTAATCATCGCGTTTCTCTACATTTGTAAAGAAGTGTTTTATCCGGATGCTGAGGATTTGAATCGAAAATAA